The genomic region CGGCGGCAGCGGCTTCGCGGAGGCGATCCGCTCCTGGCGCGAGCGCCGCGGCTGGACGCAGGAGGAGCTCTCGCACGCGAGCGGCCTGAGCACCCGGGCGATCCGCAGCCTGGAGCGCGGCCGGACGTTGCGGCCACGCAGGACGACGGTGCAGATGCTGGCCGACGCGCTCCAGGTGCCGCGAGCGCGGTTGATGGGGACGGTGCGGCGCGCGGTCGCCGGCGATGAGTCGGAAACAGAGGCGGGGCCGGAGGGCATACTCGGCGGCCTAAAACCTCCTCATCCAGTACAGGTCGGCGGAACCACCGTGGGCCCGGACCTGCCGACCGACGGCGTCGTCATACCGCGCGAACTGCCGCCGGATCTGGGCGACCCCGCGCTCGACGTACGAGAAGTCCTGGCCGAGGTGGTGGCGGGCCCGACCGGACCGTATCGGGCCGCGGTGGTGCGCGTCGGGACCCCGGAGACAGCGGTCCGCGCGGCGCACCACGCTTCCGCGAAGTTCCCCGACGGACAGTTGTACGCGGACCTCGCCGGGACACCCGCCACTCCGTCGGCCGCGATCCTTCGCAGGTTTCTGCGATCGCTGGAGGCCGCTCGGCCCGCCGAGGCGACGGCCGACGAACTCGCGGCCGCCTTCCGCAGCGCGCTGGCCGGCCGGCGGATGCTGGTCGTCCTCGTCGGGGCGCGGTCCGAAGCGCAGATCCGGCCGTTGATCCCGGCCGAGGCGCGGTGCGCGCTGCTGGTGGCGTTCGAGCCCCATCCGCCGAACGCAGACGGGGCCCGACCTCGCTCAGTCCCGTCCTAGTCCTGCGGCGGCACCGCGGTCGTGAACCGTCCGCCGAGGTAGCGGAACTCCGGGTCCGCCGGATCCGGCGCCCCGCCCGCCGCGGCCTCGACCTTCTCGGCGAACACGTCGGAGTCGTCCCGCGGCTCGTACCCGAGCCGCCGCGCGGGCTCCAGGTCCCACCAGGCCGTCTTGTTCGCCGAGATCCCGTACACGATCTCGTAGCGGACCTCCGGCGCGGTCGCCAGGGCGTGGAACAGGCGCGTGGCGTCGGCGGGGCTGAGCCAGGTGTCGAGCATCCGGATGCTCTTCGGCTCCTCGAAGCAGGACCCGATGCGGACGCACACCACCTGCAGGCCGTGCCGGTCGGCGTAGAACGACCCGATGGCCTCCATGAAGACCTTCGAGACGCCGTAGTACGTGTCCGGCCTGGGCCGCACGTCCACGCCGATCGGCGCGTCGCGGTAGTCCGCGCGCTCGTGGTATCCCACGGCGTGGTTGCTGCTCGCCGTCAGGATCCTCGGCACGCCGGCCCGCACCGCGGCGTCGAACACCTGGTAGGTCCCGTCGATGTTGCTCTTCAGGATCCGGTCGAAGCGGTCCTCGACCGGGATCCCGGCGAGGTGGATGACCACGTCCACGTCCCGCATCGCCGCGTCCAGGGCCGCCGGGTCGCCGACGTCGCCGACCACCCACTCGGTGGCGCCCGGCTCGTCCGGGGTCACCAGGTCGAAGCCGCGCACCTGCCAACCGAGTTCGGCCAGGCCGGCGCGCAGGAACGTGCCCACGCCGCCGGCCGCGCCGGTCATCAGGATCCTGCCGAAAGTCGTGTCAGACATCTGTCATCCCGTTCTCACGCAGCGGTGTCGAGTCCGTGTTCGGTCAGTACCCGGCGCCCGGCGTTGACCAACTCCTGAAGGCGTTCCACGTGCTCCGGGGCGGCGTCGGTCAGCGGCGGACGCACGGGGCCGGCGTCCAGGCCGTCCAGCCGCACTCCCGCCTTCACCAAGGCGACAGCGTAGCCGGGGGCCTTGGCACGGAGCTCGACCAGCGGCCGGTAGAACCGGTCCAGGAGCGCGTTGACCAGGCTCGTCTCGCCCGCGCGGTACCCGTGGTAGAACGCCAGCGCGATGTCGGGGACGAAGCAGAACACCGCCGAGGAGTAGTTCGGCACGCCGACGCCGGCGTAGGCGAGCTGCGACATCTCGGCGGTCGGGAGTCCGTTGAAGTAGTGGAGTTTGTCCTCGCCGTGGCGGTCCCGGACGGCCGAGACGATGCGCTGCATCAGGTCCAGGTCGCCCTTGCCGTCCTTGAACCCGACGATGTTCGGGACCTCGGCCAGGTCCGCGACCACG from Catenulispora sp. GP43 harbors:
- a CDS encoding NAD-dependent epimerase/dehydratase family protein; this translates as MSDTTFGRILMTGAAGGVGTFLRAGLAELGWQVRGFDLVTPDEPGATEWVVGDVGDPAALDAAMRDVDVVIHLAGIPVEDRFDRILKSNIDGTYQVFDAAVRAGVPRILTASSNHAVGYHERADYRDAPIGVDVRPRPDTYYGVSKVFMEAIGSFYADRHGLQVVCVRIGSCFEEPKSIRMLDTWLSPADATRLFHALATAPEVRYEIVYGISANKTAWWDLEPARRLGYEPRDDSDVFAEKVEAAAGGAPDPADPEFRYLGGRFTTAVPPQD
- a CDS encoding 5-dehydro-4-deoxyglucarate dehydratase, which translates into the protein MQSLVDRLDGLLFFPVTPFTRTAGDKPGRVDLDVYREHLRSRLAFLDAPERPGPAAVFACCGTGEFHSLDVDEFAECVRAAAEVAAGRAPVVAGVGYGAALATSFASAAKEAGADGLLVMPPYLVAGGAAGLRDHYTAVAEATDLDLIIYQRDNVTFTPDVVADLAEVPNIVGFKDGKGDLDLMQRIVSAVRDRHGEDKLHYFNGLPTAEMSQLAYAGVGVPNYSSAVFCFVPDIALAFYHGYRAGETSLVNALLDRFYRPLVELRAKAPGYAVALVKAGVRLDGLDAGPVRPPLTDAAPEHVERLQELVNAGRRVLTEHGLDTAA
- a CDS encoding helix-turn-helix domain-containing protein is translated as MSAGQTAAVEEGDDHAGGSSGGSGFAEAIRSWRERRGWTQEELSHASGLSTRAIRSLERGRTLRPRRTTVQMLADALQVPRARLMGTVRRAVAGDESETEAGPEGILGGLKPPHPVQVGGTTVGPDLPTDGVVIPRELPPDLGDPALDVREVLAEVVAGPTGPYRAAVVRVGTPETAVRAAHHASAKFPDGQLYADLAGTPATPSAAILRRFLRSLEAARPAEATADELAAAFRSALAGRRMLVVLVGARSEAQIRPLIPAEARCALLVAFEPHPPNADGARPRSVPS